One window from the genome of Cricetulus griseus strain 17A/GY chromosome 2, alternate assembly CriGri-PICRH-1.0, whole genome shotgun sequence encodes:
- the LOC100759021 gene encoding acyl-protein thioesterase 2 isoform X2: protein MCGNAMSVPLLTDAATVSGAERETAAVIFLHGLGDTGHSWADALSTIRLPHVKYICPHAPRIPVTLNMKMVMPSWFDLMGLSPDAPEDEVGIKKAAENIKALIEHEMKNGIPANRIVLGGFSQGGALSLYTALTCPHPLAGIVALSCWLPLHRNFPQAANGSAKDLAILQCHGELDPMVPVRFGALTAEKLRSVVTPARVQFKTYPGVMHSSCPQEMAAVKEFLEKLLPPV from the exons ATGTGTGGTAACGCCATGTCTGTGCCCCTGCTCACTGACGCTGCCACCGTGTCTGGAGCTGAGCGGGAAACGGCCGCG gTTATTTTTTTACATGGACTTGGAGACACAGG GCACAGCTGGGCTGACGCCCTCTCCACCATCCGGCTTCCTCATGTCAAGTACATCTGTCCTCATGC GCCCAGGATCCCTGTGACACTCAACATGAAGATGGTGATGCCTTCCTG GTTTGACCTGATGGGGCTGAGTCCAGACGCCCCAGAGGATGAAGTTGGCATCAAGAAGGCAGCAGAGAACA TCAAGGCTTTGATTGAACATGAGATGAAGAATGGGATCCCTGCCAATCGAATCGTCCTGGGTGGCTTTTCGCAG GGCGGGGCCCTGTCCCTCTATACAGCCCTTACCTGCCCCCACCCTTTGGCTGGCATCGTGGCATTGAGCTGTTGGCTGCCTCTGCATCGGAACTTTCCTCAA GCAGCCAATGGTAGTGCCAAGGACCTGGCCATCCTTCAATGCCATGGGGAGCTGGATCCCATGGTACCTGTTCGGTTCGGGGCCCTGACAGCTGAGAAGCTACGGTCTGTTGTCACACCTGCCAGGGTCCAGTTCAAGACATACCCAGGTGTCATGCACAGCTCCTGTCCTCAG GAGATGGCAGCtgtaaaggaatttctggagaaGCTCCTGCCTCCGGTCTAA
- the Pithd1 gene encoding PITH domain-containing protein 1 isoform X2 gives MSHGHSHGGGGCRCAAEREEPPEQRGLAYGLYLRIDLERLQCLNESREGSGRGVFKPWEERTDRSKFVESDADEELLFNIPFTGNVKLKGIIVMGEDDDSHPSEMRLYKNIPQMSFDDTEREPDQTFSLNRDITGELEYATKISRFSNVYHLSIHISKNFGADTTKILYIGLRGEWTELRRHEVTICNYEASANPADHRVHQVTPQTHFIS, from the exons ATGTCGCACGGGCACAGCCACGGCGGGGGCGGCTGTCGCTGCGCCGCCGAACGCGAGGAGCCGCCCGAGCAGCGCGGCCTGGCCTACGGGCTGTACCTGCGCATCGACCTGGAGCGGCTGCAGTGCCTCAACGAGAGCCGCGAGGGCAGCGGCCGCGGCGTCTTCAAGCCGTGGGAGGAGCGGACCGACCGCTCCAAG TTTGTGGAAAGTGATGCGGATGAAGAGCTTCTGTTTAATATTCC ATTTACAGGCAATGTCAAGCTCAAAGGCATCATCGTAATGGGTGAGGACGATGACTCACACCCCTCTGAGATGAGACT gTACAAGAACATTCCACAGATGTCCTTTGATGATACAGAAAGAGAACCAGATCAGACCTTCAGTCTGAACCGAGATATTACAGGAGAATTAGAGTATGCTACAAA AATTTCCCGGTTTTCAAATGTCTATCATCTTTCTATTCATATTTCAAAAAACTTTGGAGCAGATACCACAAAGATCTTGTATATTGGCCTGAGAGGAGAGTGGACTGAG CTTCGCCGGCATGAGGTGACCATCTGCAATTACGAAGCATCGGCTAACCCAGCAGACCACCGGGTCCATCAGGTCACCCCACAGACACACTTCATTTCTTAA